One genomic segment of Protaetiibacter intestinalis includes these proteins:
- a CDS encoding carbohydrate ABC transporter permease, whose protein sequence is MTSITQAGPAVSAGPAAPRTRTRRRDTRKLLEILLFVGPALIVFVGFVILPVALAAVYSFFNWNGLGPLERFIGIDNYIRAFGDPLFLKSIGNNFTIAILSLLIQGPLAITVALLLNRKMRGRTIIRAAIFVPYVLSEVIAGLSFKLLLSPRGGLNAFLESIGLGDLAQPWLAQPDTALWVMFGILTWKYLGFAILLMLAGLQGVPEELSEAAAIDGASWWKIQWHITIPLLGPTIRIWAFLSIIGSLQLFDMVWVTTRGGPVGATSTMATYMIQYGQGNPGYGSAVAVILFLISLLIAVLYQRHAMRRDLGTEADTRGDDF, encoded by the coding sequence ATGACCAGCATCACTCAGGCAGGGCCCGCGGTCTCCGCGGGCCCTGCCGCCCCACGCACCCGAACCCGCCGGCGGGACACCCGCAAGCTGCTGGAGATCCTGCTCTTCGTCGGCCCCGCCCTCATCGTCTTCGTCGGCTTCGTGATCCTCCCGGTCGCGCTCGCCGCCGTCTACAGCTTCTTCAACTGGAACGGCCTCGGACCGCTCGAGCGCTTCATCGGCATCGACAACTACATCCGTGCCTTCGGCGACCCGCTGTTCCTGAAGTCGATCGGCAACAACTTCACGATCGCGATCCTGTCGCTCCTCATCCAGGGTCCGCTCGCGATCACCGTCGCCCTCCTGCTCAACCGCAAGATGCGCGGCCGCACCATCATCCGTGCCGCCATCTTCGTGCCCTACGTGCTCTCCGAGGTCATCGCGGGCCTCTCCTTCAAGCTGCTGCTCTCGCCGCGCGGTGGGCTCAACGCCTTCCTCGAGTCGATCGGCCTGGGAGACCTCGCGCAGCCCTGGCTCGCCCAGCCGGACACCGCCCTCTGGGTCATGTTCGGCATCCTGACCTGGAAGTACCTGGGCTTCGCGATCCTGCTGATGCTCGCCGGCCTCCAGGGCGTTCCGGAGGAGCTCTCCGAGGCGGCCGCGATCGACGGCGCCAGCTGGTGGAAGATCCAGTGGCACATCACGATCCCGCTGCTCGGACCCACCATCCGCATCTGGGCGTTCCTGTCGATCATCGGATCGCTCCAGCTGTTCGACATGGTCTGGGTGACCACCAGGGGCGGCCCCGTGGGCGCCACCAGCACCATGGCCACCTACATGATCCAATACGGCCAGGGCAACCCGGGCTACGGAAGCGCGGTCGCCGTGATCCTCTTCCTGATCTCGCTGCTCATCGCGGTGCTGTACCAGCGTCACGCCATGCGCCGTGACCTCGGCACCGAGGCCGACACCCGAGGAGACGACTTCTGA
- a CDS encoding ABC transporter substrate-binding protein — MNKARITRVGAVAAASALAIGGLTACTPSGDDNNDGEVTLTWWHNATTDPQKGLWEDVAAEFEESHPGVKVEVTGYQNEDLQRTLIPNALQSGDAPDIFMVWPGGEVRSQVEAGYLKDLTDVASDSIDALGGVVTPWTVDGKVYALPYTFGIEGIWYNKDLYSAAGVSSVPETLPELEDANEKLRDYGVAPMAVGAGDLWPAGHWWYQFALAACSTDTLKAAIPALDFSDPCWVEAGELLQDFVATNPFQDGFLASSGQQGADSSAGLVANGNAAAELMGHWNAGQIGSLTPDATVPSWLGWYPMVSVPGTAGDPTITMGGGDGFGVSKDAPDVAVELLQYILSDDVQKRYAATGAGIPTNPAAADSIEDPNLKAIAAGLAESSYVQLWLDSDLGPTFGTPLNQAVVNLMAGTGTPEDIVKVLEDTAAAL; from the coding sequence ATGAACAAGGCCCGCATCACACGGGTCGGTGCCGTCGCAGCCGCGTCGGCCCTGGCCATCGGTGGTCTCACCGCCTGTACGCCGTCCGGCGACGACAACAACGACGGCGAGGTGACTCTCACCTGGTGGCACAACGCGACCACCGACCCCCAGAAGGGTCTGTGGGAGGACGTGGCCGCGGAGTTCGAGGAGTCGCACCCCGGCGTCAAGGTCGAGGTCACCGGCTACCAGAACGAGGACCTGCAGCGCACCCTCATCCCCAACGCCCTGCAGTCGGGCGACGCGCCCGACATCTTCATGGTGTGGCCCGGTGGCGAGGTCCGCTCGCAGGTCGAGGCCGGCTACCTGAAGGACCTCACCGACGTGGCGTCCGACTCGATCGACGCGCTCGGCGGCGTCGTGACGCCGTGGACGGTCGACGGCAAGGTCTACGCCCTGCCCTACACCTTCGGCATCGAGGGCATCTGGTACAACAAGGACCTCTACTCGGCCGCCGGCGTCTCGTCGGTTCCCGAGACCCTGCCCGAGCTCGAGGACGCCAACGAGAAGCTCCGCGACTACGGCGTGGCGCCGATGGCCGTCGGTGCGGGCGACCTGTGGCCGGCCGGTCACTGGTGGTACCAGTTCGCGCTCGCCGCGTGCTCGACCGACACCCTGAAGGCCGCCATCCCGGCGCTCGACTTCTCCGACCCCTGCTGGGTCGAGGCGGGCGAGCTGCTCCAGGACTTCGTCGCGACCAACCCGTTCCAGGACGGCTTCCTCGCCTCGTCGGGCCAGCAGGGCGCTGACAGCTCCGCGGGTCTCGTCGCGAACGGCAACGCCGCGGCCGAGCTCATGGGCCACTGGAACGCCGGCCAGATCGGCTCGCTGACCCCGGACGCCACCGTTCCCTCGTGGCTCGGCTGGTACCCGATGGTGAGCGTGCCCGGCACCGCCGGTGACCCGACCATCACCATGGGTGGCGGCGACGGCTTCGGTGTCTCGAAGGACGCTCCCGACGTGGCCGTCGAGCTCCTGCAGTACATCCTCAGCGACGACGTGCAGAAGCGTTACGCCGCGACCGGTGCGGGCATCCCGACCAACCCGGCTGCCGCCGACAGCATCGAGGACCCGAACCTCAAGGCGATCGCCGCCGGCCTCGCCGAGTCGTCCTACGTCCAGCTCTGGCTCGACAGCGACCTCGGCCCGACCTTCGGCACCCCGCTGAACCAGGCCGTCGTCAACCTCATGGCGGGCACCGGCACGCCGGAGGACATCGTCAAGGTCCTGGAAGACACGGCCGCCGCTCTCTGA
- a CDS encoding ROK family transcriptional regulator — MAVLGDTVDSVRRRNLSTVLELVHRGDGPSRADLTNLTGLNRSTIGALVGELVELGLVQETDPSATNRVGRPSRRVLPHPGPAIIAVNPEIDAVTVAVVGLGAQVEHRIRHELDHIASPEETAAVIGALVEELRAGPLKDRRLVGVGLAVPGLVRASDGVVRWAPHLGWREISFPRLVESVVGLPTFADNDATLGALAERLFGVGRGVDQLVYLNGGASGIGGGVIINGRPYRGAYGYAGEFGHNRPRLDDPAHRATVGGTLEEEVSRARLLAILGRRTSDEPEFEAAVLSSQDPALHAELARQQVVLGGALGNAINVIGPELVVLGGFLATLLAWDAPGLEAAVAARTLPVAWEGTRIRPAGLARNRLLIGAAELAFGSVLRDPASFAD, encoded by the coding sequence GTGGCAGTACTCGGGGACACCGTCGACTCCGTCCGCCGTCGAAACCTTTCGACGGTGCTGGAGCTCGTGCATCGTGGTGACGGTCCGTCGCGCGCCGACCTCACGAACCTCACGGGACTCAACCGCTCGACGATCGGCGCGCTCGTCGGCGAACTCGTCGAACTCGGCCTCGTGCAGGAGACCGACCCCTCCGCCACCAACCGCGTCGGGCGTCCCTCGCGGCGCGTGCTGCCCCATCCGGGGCCCGCGATCATCGCCGTCAACCCCGAGATCGACGCCGTCACGGTCGCGGTGGTCGGGCTCGGCGCGCAGGTCGAGCACCGCATCCGCCACGAGCTCGACCACATCGCGAGCCCCGAGGAGACGGCGGCCGTCATCGGCGCGCTCGTCGAGGAGCTGCGGGCCGGGCCGCTCAAGGACCGGCGCCTCGTGGGCGTCGGTCTCGCCGTGCCCGGACTCGTGCGGGCCAGCGACGGCGTCGTGCGCTGGGCGCCGCACCTCGGCTGGCGTGAGATCTCCTTCCCCCGGCTCGTCGAATCGGTCGTGGGGCTGCCGACCTTCGCCGACAACGACGCGACCCTCGGTGCGCTGGCGGAGCGCCTGTTCGGCGTGGGCCGCGGGGTCGACCAGCTCGTGTACCTCAACGGCGGCGCGAGCGGCATCGGCGGCGGCGTCATCATCAACGGCCGCCCGTACCGCGGTGCCTACGGCTACGCGGGGGAGTTCGGGCACAACCGCCCGCGCCTCGACGACCCCGCCCACCGGGCCACCGTCGGCGGCACGCTCGAGGAGGAGGTCAGCCGCGCGCGGCTGCTCGCGATCCTCGGCCGGCGCACCTCCGACGAGCCCGAGTTCGAGGCCGCGGTGCTGTCGTCGCAGGACCCCGCGCTGCACGCCGAGCTCGCACGGCAGCAGGTCGTGCTGGGCGGTGCGCTCGGCAACGCCATCAACGTCATCGGGCCGGAACTCGTCGTGCTCGGCGGCTTCCTCGCGACCCTGCTCGCGTGGGACGCCCCCGGGCTCGAGGCGGCGGTCGCCGCCCGCACGCTGCCCGTCGCGTGGGAGGGCACCCGCATCCGCCCGGCGGGTCTCGCCCGCAACCGCCTGCTCATCGGCGCGGCCGAGCTGGCCTTCGGATCCGTGCTGCGCGACCCCGCATCCTTCGCCGACTGA
- a CDS encoding GH1 family beta-glucosidase has protein sequence MPSTTGSPDYRDAGLEFPPGFVIGSATASYQIEGAAREGGRGPSIWDTFSHTPGKVWNGDTGDVADDHYHRWESDLDLMQELGLQAYRFSIAWPRIQPTGSGAVNPQGVAFYSRLVDGLLERGIRPIATLYHWDLPQPLEDAGGWPARDTAYRFAEYAARTAEALGDRVHTWTTLNEPWCSAYLGYGSGAHAPGRTDGAAALAAVHHLNLGHGLAVQEVRRAATNDPDLSITLNFHVIRGDDSTSPEARRRIDALANRAFTHPLLRGEYPKDLLEDTAGVTDWGFVRGGDLAQINQRIDVLGVNYYSTVTVKMWDGASPRANNDGHKDVGGSPWPGSREVEFEKQAGPYTAMGWNIAPDGLEELLLSLKEQFPEQPLMITENGAAFEDRVTETDAGRRVHDAERVDYLNRHFTAAHRALAQGVDLRGYQVWSLMDNFEWGYGYSKRFGIVRVDYDTQERILKDSALWLQELLATRRTPGTSEG, from the coding sequence ATGCCCTCCACCACCGGATCCCCCGACTACCGCGACGCCGGGCTCGAGTTCCCGCCCGGCTTCGTGATCGGTTCGGCGACCGCCTCGTACCAGATCGAGGGGGCCGCCCGGGAGGGCGGCCGCGGGCCGTCGATCTGGGACACCTTCAGCCACACGCCCGGCAAGGTGTGGAACGGCGACACGGGCGACGTGGCCGATGACCACTACCACCGCTGGGAGTCGGACCTCGACCTCATGCAGGAGCTGGGGCTGCAGGCCTACCGCTTCTCGATCGCCTGGCCGCGCATCCAGCCGACCGGCTCGGGGGCGGTCAACCCGCAGGGCGTCGCCTTCTACTCGCGGCTCGTCGACGGGCTGCTCGAGCGCGGCATCCGCCCCATCGCGACGCTCTACCACTGGGATCTGCCCCAGCCGCTCGAGGATGCAGGCGGCTGGCCCGCCCGCGACACCGCGTACCGCTTCGCCGAGTACGCGGCCCGCACGGCCGAGGCGCTCGGCGACCGGGTGCACACCTGGACGACGCTCAACGAGCCGTGGTGCTCGGCCTACCTCGGATACGGCTCGGGCGCCCACGCACCCGGTCGCACCGACGGCGCGGCCGCGCTCGCGGCGGTGCACCACCTGAACCTCGGCCACGGCCTCGCCGTGCAGGAAGTGCGGCGGGCGGCGACGAACGACCCCGACCTCTCCATCACGCTCAACTTCCACGTCATCCGCGGCGACGACTCGACCTCGCCCGAGGCGAGGCGCCGCATCGACGCGCTCGCGAACCGTGCGTTCACGCATCCGCTGCTGCGCGGCGAGTACCCGAAGGATCTGCTCGAGGACACGGCGGGCGTCACCGACTGGGGCTTCGTGCGGGGCGGCGACCTCGCGCAGATCAACCAGCGCATCGACGTGCTCGGCGTCAACTACTACTCGACCGTCACCGTGAAGATGTGGGACGGCGCGAGCCCCCGCGCCAACAACGACGGCCACAAGGACGTCGGCGGCTCGCCGTGGCCGGGCTCGCGGGAGGTCGAGTTCGAGAAACAGGCGGGCCCGTACACCGCGATGGGCTGGAACATCGCCCCCGACGGGCTCGAGGAGCTGCTGCTCTCGCTCAAGGAGCAGTTCCCCGAGCAGCCGCTCATGATCACCGAGAACGGCGCCGCCTTCGAGGACCGGGTGACCGAGACGGATGCCGGCAGGCGCGTGCACGACGCCGAGCGCGTCGACTACCTCAACCGCCACTTCACGGCCGCGCACCGCGCCCTCGCGCAGGGCGTCGACCTGCGCGGCTACCAGGTGTGGTCGCTCATGGACAACTTCGAGTGGGGCTACGGCTACTCGAAGCGCTTCGGGATCGTGCGGGTCGACTACGACACGCAGGAGCGCATCCTGAAGGATTCGGCGCTCTGGCTGCAGGAGCTGCTCGCCACGCGCCGTACGCCGGGGACGTCGGAGGGCTGA
- a CDS encoding RICIN domain-containing protein, with protein sequence MAASLALVAASLIPSNPAHAVTTGNGALVYSPAAGSSFNPEGGTPAGTTYAKIIVLKNNGASNGQQLVTFDKLVLQGGVQVYPIYRSTDNGNSWSHVADVNPSATFPTFTRTAQPYLFEVTQTTGGLAAGTILLAGMIMPTDRSSSRLVVYKSTDQGTSWSYLSTIDTGGPAVYDPSPTSTTTTVWEPSLAIDGYGGLVAYFSDERQKANGVLQAVSYRRSTDGGATWGTLVNVSAPTNHSDRPGMITVVKLPNGSYMATFEVVNRPSQSQNTAPAYYKVSADGLDWGSSTSIGTPIQLSDGRGIGSSPYVTWSPSGGPQGTVIVASKWSLTSGGAIDGGQNLYVNYNLGAGPWERLPMPVTYDASDTQGGNFSGFAQGLATSVDGRTLYQATNVENLSTSLNDIRVGSIPLDAQQYEAELATINDASVVTHVQAANGSKVGNINNAGSYVQFAVRVPAAGSYTLNVRYDNGYTAAATHGVSVNGGSSSTISYPRTVDWGRYAWAQKTVTLNAGLNTVRFTKGTNFAELDQLQVYRSAALDPQFQLANRSSGKLLEILSALTTDGAAAGQWGPTGDAAQRWTLHPVSGATVQLVNLNSGKLLEIPSAQTADGVDAAQWGPTGHATQNWNATTSGGWWTFTNSNSGKVLEITGCSASDGAVAQQYTSNGATCQQWRLRKEGIQ encoded by the coding sequence GTGGCTGCGAGCCTTGCACTCGTCGCCGCATCCCTCATCCCCAGTAACCCCGCGCACGCCGTCACCACCGGCAACGGCGCGCTGGTCTACTCGCCTGCGGCGGGCAGCTCCTTCAATCCCGAAGGCGGCACCCCCGCAGGCACCACCTACGCCAAGATCATCGTTCTGAAGAACAACGGCGCCTCCAACGGCCAGCAGCTCGTGACCTTCGACAAGCTTGTGCTGCAGGGCGGGGTGCAGGTCTACCCGATCTACCGCAGCACCGACAACGGCAACAGCTGGAGCCATGTCGCCGACGTCAACCCCAGCGCGACGTTCCCCACCTTCACCCGTACCGCCCAGCCGTACCTGTTCGAGGTGACGCAGACCACCGGCGGCCTCGCCGCGGGCACCATCCTGCTCGCCGGGATGATCATGCCCACCGACCGCTCGAGCAGTCGACTTGTCGTCTACAAGAGCACCGACCAGGGCACCAGCTGGAGCTACCTCAGCACAATCGACACCGGCGGGCCCGCCGTCTACGACCCGAGTCCCACTTCCACGACGACGACGGTCTGGGAACCCTCGCTCGCGATCGACGGCTACGGGGGCCTCGTCGCCTACTTCTCGGACGAGCGTCAGAAGGCGAACGGTGTGCTGCAGGCGGTCTCCTACCGACGGTCCACCGACGGGGGCGCCACCTGGGGCACGCTCGTGAACGTGTCGGCGCCCACCAATCACAGTGATCGCCCTGGCATGATCACCGTCGTCAAGCTCCCCAACGGCAGCTACATGGCGACCTTCGAAGTCGTCAACCGACCCAGCCAGAGCCAGAACACGGCACCCGCTTACTACAAGGTCTCCGCCGACGGCCTCGACTGGGGTAGCTCCACGAGCATCGGCACACCCATCCAGCTGTCCGACGGACGCGGCATCGGCTCATCCCCCTACGTCACCTGGAGCCCGAGCGGCGGCCCCCAGGGGACGGTAATCGTCGCCAGCAAGTGGTCGCTCACCTCGGGGGGCGCGATCGACGGCGGGCAGAACCTCTACGTCAACTACAACCTGGGGGCGGGACCCTGGGAGCGGCTGCCGATGCCCGTCACCTACGACGCGAGCGACACCCAAGGCGGCAACTTCAGCGGGTTCGCGCAAGGTCTCGCGACCAGCGTCGACGGGCGCACGCTCTACCAGGCGACGAACGTCGAGAACCTGTCGACGAGCCTCAACGACATCCGTGTCGGCTCGATCCCCCTCGATGCCCAGCAGTACGAGGCGGAGCTCGCGACGATCAACGATGCCTCCGTGGTGACGCACGTCCAGGCGGCGAACGGATCGAAGGTGGGCAATATCAACAACGCCGGCAGCTACGTGCAGTTCGCCGTCCGGGTGCCCGCGGCCGGCAGCTACACGCTCAACGTGCGCTACGACAACGGCTACACCGCGGCGGCAACGCACGGCGTCAGCGTCAACGGCGGATCCTCATCCACGATCAGCTACCCCCGCACGGTCGACTGGGGCAGGTACGCCTGGGCGCAGAAGACGGTCACCCTCAACGCCGGACTCAACACCGTCCGCTTCACGAAGGGCACCAACTTCGCTGAGCTCGACCAGCTGCAGGTGTACCGAAGCGCCGCCCTCGATCCTCAGTTCCAGCTCGCCAACCGCAGTAGCGGAAAGTTGCTCGAGATCCTGAGCGCGCTCACCACCGACGGCGCGGCCGCCGGCCAGTGGGGGCCCACCGGCGATGCCGCCCAACGATGGACGTTGCATCCCGTGAGCGGCGCGACGGTGCAACTCGTCAACCTCAACAGCGGCAAGCTGCTCGAGATCCCTTCGGCGCAGACCGCGGACGGTGTCGATGCGGCGCAGTGGGGGCCGACCGGTCACGCCACCCAGAACTGGAACGCGACTACGAGCGGAGGCTGGTGGACATTCACCAACTCCAACAGCGGCAAGGTACTCGAGATCACGGGATGCTCGGCCTCCGACGGAGCGGTCGCCCAGCAGTACACCTCCAACGGCGCCACCTGCCAACAGTGGCGGCTGAGGAAGGAGGGGATCCAGTAG
- a CDS encoding LacI family DNA-binding transcriptional regulator yields the protein MTATLRDVAQLAGVSFKTVSNVINDYPHVSEATRVRVQAAIDQLGYRPNRTARTLRSGRTGAIGLAVPELSLAYFAELADEVITAADERDIVVLIEQTGGDRRRELEVLNGSRRQLTDGLLFSPLALGNEDAALLDVGYPLVLLGERIFDGPVDHVTMENVAGARAATEHLIASGRSRIAVVGAHAGEVIGSAGLRVAGYRSALEAHGLPYAEELVVDSGPWHRANGAEAMRMLLARRVSFDAVFALNDELALGALRVLREQGVDVPGQVAIIGFDDVDEGRYSLPSLSTVDPGRREIARLAVEVLLDRISGVETGGRRELRSGFRVIPRESTAASVTV from the coding sequence ATGACGGCGACCCTGCGCGACGTGGCCCAGTTGGCCGGCGTCTCGTTCAAGACGGTTTCGAACGTCATCAACGACTATCCGCATGTGAGCGAGGCGACGCGCGTGCGGGTGCAGGCGGCGATCGATCAGCTCGGCTATCGACCCAACCGAACCGCCCGCACGCTGCGCTCGGGGCGCACGGGCGCGATCGGCCTCGCGGTGCCCGAGCTCAGTCTCGCCTACTTCGCCGAGCTCGCGGATGAGGTGATCACCGCGGCGGACGAACGCGACATCGTCGTGCTCATCGAGCAGACGGGCGGCGATCGCCGGCGTGAGCTGGAGGTGCTGAACGGATCGCGCCGTCAGCTCACCGACGGGCTGCTGTTCAGCCCGCTCGCCCTCGGCAATGAGGACGCCGCGCTGCTCGACGTCGGGTATCCCCTCGTGCTGCTCGGCGAGCGCATCTTCGACGGCCCCGTCGATCACGTGACGATGGAGAACGTGGCGGGTGCGCGCGCCGCGACCGAGCACCTGATCGCGAGCGGACGTAGCCGCATCGCCGTCGTGGGCGCCCACGCGGGAGAGGTGATCGGCTCGGCGGGTCTCCGGGTAGCCGGCTACCGCTCCGCGCTCGAGGCGCACGGCCTGCCCTATGCCGAGGAGCTGGTGGTCGACTCCGGCCCCTGGCACCGCGCGAACGGCGCCGAGGCGATGCGGATGCTGCTGGCCCGGCGGGTGAGCTTTGATGCCGTCTTCGCGCTCAACGACGAGCTCGCGCTCGGCGCCCTGCGCGTGCTGCGGGAGCAGGGGGTGGACGTTCCCGGTCAAGTGGCCATCATCGGCTTCGACGACGTCGACGAGGGTCGTTATTCGCTTCCGAGCCTCAGCACGGTCGACCCCGGTCGGCGCGAGATCGCCCGGCTCGCCGTCGAGGTGCTACTCGATCGGATCTCCGGTGTCGAGACGGGCGGCCGCCGCGAGCTGCGTTCCGGTTTCCGCGTGATCCCGCGCGAGTCTACCGCCGCCTCCGTCACGGTCTGA
- a CDS encoding ABC transporter substrate-binding protein, translating into MTRTSLVGVGAIAAAALVLSGCSAGGDDTPSDGPVELVFWHGYTEADGDVLEGIVDSFNDSQDEVHVSTEVNTWATINDTLLPALSSKTGPDLVALPAENFPVYAAKKAFVSLDDFYADAANNASDVVEGGKAMTIVDGTSYGIPLGFVPLAIYYDKAAFAEAGITEVPADWDAWVEAAKALTVDENGDGTPERYGIVLPDHATVGNGVWPSLFYGGGGDLVSDGEAVIDSSENADTLAFWYDAIVNDKISPIGVDGIEADSVFSSGKAAMTFGGPWMTFIAADAGIDYGIAPIPAGPDTQAASAIGLTLSVTDQGDDAKIAAAQKFLAYFLNDDNAAAWSLGSGWPPLRTGVPAEAVAENATVATLSQFTSFTRPLLPGVVNSVDVLSALDELTQRAMAGDDIDTLLAEAQSKVEAALADQ; encoded by the coding sequence ATGACCCGCACATCCCTCGTGGGCGTCGGCGCGATCGCCGCAGCCGCCCTTGTCCTCTCCGGCTGCAGCGCCGGCGGCGACGACACCCCCTCCGACGGTCCCGTCGAACTCGTCTTCTGGCACGGCTACACCGAGGCAGACGGCGACGTGCTCGAAGGCATCGTCGACTCGTTCAACGACAGCCAGGACGAGGTGCACGTCTCGACCGAGGTCAACACCTGGGCCACCATCAACGACACCCTGCTTCCGGCGCTGTCGTCGAAGACCGGCCCCGACCTCGTCGCCCTCCCCGCTGAGAACTTCCCCGTCTACGCGGCGAAGAAGGCCTTCGTGTCGCTCGACGACTTCTACGCCGACGCGGCGAACAACGCCTCCGACGTCGTCGAGGGCGGCAAGGCCATGACCATCGTCGACGGCACGAGCTACGGCATCCCGCTCGGCTTCGTGCCGCTCGCCATCTACTACGACAAGGCCGCCTTCGCCGAGGCGGGCATCACCGAGGTGCCCGCCGACTGGGATGCGTGGGTCGAAGCGGCGAAGGCCCTCACCGTCGACGAGAACGGCGACGGCACGCCCGAGCGCTACGGCATCGTGCTGCCCGACCACGCCACCGTCGGCAACGGCGTCTGGCCCTCGCTGTTCTACGGCGGAGGCGGTGACCTGGTCAGCGACGGCGAGGCCGTCATCGACAGCTCCGAGAACGCCGACACGCTCGCCTTCTGGTACGACGCGATCGTGAACGACAAGATCTCGCCCATCGGGGTCGACGGCATCGAGGCCGACAGCGTGTTCAGCTCGGGCAAGGCCGCCATGACCTTCGGCGGGCCCTGGATGACCTTCATCGCGGCAGATGCCGGCATCGACTACGGCATCGCGCCGATCCCGGCGGGCCCCGACACCCAGGCGGCCTCGGCCATCGGCCTCACCCTCTCGGTCACCGACCAGGGCGACGACGCCAAGATCGCCGCGGCACAGAAGTTCCTCGCCTACTTCCTGAACGACGACAACGCCGCCGCGTGGTCGCTCGGCTCCGGATGGCCGCCGCTGCGCACGGGCGTGCCCGCCGAGGCGGTCGCCGAGAACGCGACGGTCGCGACGCTCTCGCAGTTCACCTCCTTCACCCGGCCGCTGCTGCCCGGCGTCGTCAACAGCGTCGACGTGCTGTCGGCTCTCGACGAGCTCACCCAGCGCGCGATGGCCGGCGATGACATCGACACCCTGCTCGCGGAGGCGCAGAGCAAGGTGGAGGCGGCGCTCGCCGACCAGTAG
- a CDS encoding carbohydrate ABC transporter permease, whose translation MTAPAARAYRPPAPLGGRPRVRGEGRRTLTALAFLAPALLILGAFVAWPMISAFRLSFTDASGFGAEDWVGLDNYIRVFTDPDILDAMVNTLWYTVLFTPTAVVSALLLALVLNSPALPFRGFFRTALFLPFIVSLAVAAFAWSYLLDPRLGLVNYWLQGAGVQLGDVLEDPVLAMPAVALVAVWKNFGFYMVIFLAGLQDIPASLYEAARMDGAGAGRRFTNVTLPLLSNTFAFVLIFALIAALQAFDQIYVMTGGGPYGHTQTIVMEIYESGFRKLDLGFASALSYVLLIATLLLSVVQFVFFGRREKDLG comes from the coding sequence ATGACAGCACCAGCAGCACGCGCCTACCGGCCGCCCGCACCGCTCGGCGGGCGCCCCCGGGTCCGGGGGGAAGGGCGCCGCACCCTCACCGCGCTCGCCTTCCTCGCACCGGCGCTCCTCATCCTCGGGGCCTTCGTCGCCTGGCCGATGATCTCCGCGTTCCGGCTCTCCTTCACGGATGCCAGCGGCTTCGGAGCCGAGGACTGGGTCGGCCTGGACAACTACATCCGGGTCTTCACCGACCCCGACATCCTCGACGCGATGGTCAACACCCTCTGGTACACGGTGCTGTTCACGCCGACGGCCGTCGTCAGCGCGCTGCTGCTCGCGCTCGTGCTCAACAGTCCGGCACTGCCGTTCCGCGGCTTCTTCCGCACGGCGCTCTTCCTGCCGTTCATCGTCTCGCTCGCGGTGGCGGCGTTCGCCTGGTCGTACCTGCTCGACCCGCGCCTCGGTCTCGTCAACTACTGGCTGCAGGGGGCGGGCGTGCAGCTCGGCGACGTGCTCGAGGACCCGGTGCTCGCCATGCCCGCGGTCGCGCTCGTCGCCGTGTGGAAGAACTTCGGCTTCTACATGGTGATCTTCCTCGCGGGCCTGCAGGACATTCCGGCCTCCCTCTACGAGGCGGCGCGCATGGACGGTGCGGGGGCCGGGCGGCGCTTCACCAACGTCACCCTGCCGCTGCTGTCGAACACCTTCGCGTTCGTGCTGATCTTCGCCCTCATCGCGGCGCTGCAGGCTTTCGACCAGATCTACGTCATGACCGGCGGCGGCCCCTACGGCCACACCCAGACGATCGTCATGGAGATCTACGAGTCGGGCTTCCGCAAGCTCGATCTCGGATTCGCCTCCGCCCTGTCGTACGTGCTGCTGATCGCCACACTGCTGCTGAGCGTCGTGCAGTTCGTCTTCTTCGGCCGTCGAGAGAAGGACCTCGGATGA